The window AGACCGTGGCCGCGACCATTAAAAGAGGAATGATGGCATTAAAGATGCCGCCGATAGTTTTAAGAATTTTCCCAAAGCCTGTTCCTTCATCTGCTTGATAAGAAGGGATTGCTAAAGCAGCGGCAGCCAGCATAGGCATTAAGCTTATTCCCAGAGGGATTAATTTTTTGATTTTTGATTTCATCCCGTTAGAAATTTGTGTTATCATGTTAATTTGTATTTTGCGCCCCCGCTAGTTCAGTAATGAAATTTCTAGCGGGGTTTATAATTAAATCTAAACTTTTCTTTTATTGATTAAAATTCGCCTATTTTAGTCGGAATATCTTTAGTGGTTGTGAATCCAAATGTCCCGGCGATTGCGTTAACCAATCCCCAGACCGCGACCATAATAAACAAGCCGATTAGGCCGTAAATAATATGGTCTCTTCCTTCCTTTCTTTTTTCTTCATCGCCGCCGGAAGTCACGAATTGAAGCACGCCAGGAATGATGGCATTAAAGATGCCGCCGATTTTATATATCAAATCTTCTATTGTTGAAGCCGCCATCGCCAATAACGGCGAAAATCCCGCGCTGATCGGAATTAATTTTTTGATTTTATTTTTCATTTTTTTAATTTTACCCCGTTAAATAGTTGCGAAGCAAATTTAATGGGGTGAATTTTATGAAAATTATATTAAGACGACCTTTGTTATTATTATTTTCCGCTTTTGATTCCAAGTTTCTGTTCTAAATATTTTACTCTTACCATTAAATCTTCAAATTCATGGCGATATACGAAATGACGGCGAATTTCAGCTGTATCATTTTCAATATTAGACATCCGGGCATTCATATGCTCTAAATTTCCTTCTATTTTTTCAAACCTTTGGTCAACCTGTTCAAACCTTTGGTCAACCTGTTCAAACCTTTGGTCAACCTGTTCAAACCTTTTATCGACTTGTTCAAATCCTCTGGCGGTTATTTGAGCTAAATTATCAATCTTATCGTCAATTTTTTTATCAATTTGCTCAATTCTTTTGCTAACCTCTTTAAATCCTTTAGAAGTTATTTCCGCTAAATCTTCAATTGTTATTTTCTTTGGCATAATTTTTATTTTCCCAAGCCGGTAATCGTGGTTTGGAGCGCGCTGGCGATGACTTTAGCTCCGACCAGGAGCGCGACGCCGAGAATTGTCCAATAAAAAGTAGTTTTAGCTTCGGTAATTTGTTCCGCATTTCCGCGGGCCGAGATAAAAAGGAATCCGGCGTAAATAAGGAAAATTGCGGCCACCGGAATGCCGATGGCAATCATCACATTCGCGATGATCTCGGCTAATGCTTTAAAAGATTCAGCTTTTATCGGGTTTTCAAGCGCCGACGCGAAAACCGGCGTCAATAATCCTATATTCAGGATAAAATAATAAGTTTTTTTAAGCAAATTCATCTTGTGAATAAATATTATTTTATTATTTTTTTTGACAAATTGCAGGGGTTTTTAAGGGGTTCTCAAATTTTTCGTTAAGCAAACTTTGCAAAATTAAATTCACAATCAGCCAGGCGCCGAAAGCGATCACAATACCGATGATTGTATTATAAAATATGCTTTTGCCCCGTTCAAGCTGGTTTTGGTTGCCGGCAGCGGTAATCATTAAAATGCCGCCGATCAGCATAGAAATAATCGCCAGAGGCGCGGCCAAATAAAATAAAAGAAAATTAATGACATTTCCCGCCAGACAGCCGAGGTCATTCAAAGTGCACATTTCATCTCCGGTTCCGCAAGGGATTAAACCGGCGCCCGCCGCCAATAAAGGAACGGCGATTGCCATAACAAAGTAAAATATAGCAAATAAACGCGTCATAAAATTATTCTAAAAGCATTTGCAGCTGATTTTTAGCTTTCTGAACCGCTTCTTCTGAATTCATTTTTCCGGTTTTCATTGATTCGGCCGTGTTCTTGAAAATTTCAGAAGTTTTTTTTGCGTCCGGATCCAGCCAAAGCCGGCTTTTTACGGCGGAGCCGATGAAAGCCGCGCTTTGAATTTGAGAGCCGGGCTGGGCTAAAACGTCGCGCCGGACCGAAGGCCGGCCGGTTTGATCCTGAATTTTTTTCTGAACATCGTAAGAAATCAGATAAGTCATTAATTGCCAAGCCGCAAGAGAACCGGCGGCTTGCTTGGAAAGAACCAAGGCGTTCATTTGCCCGTAAGTCGCTTTAATGCCGCCGCCGTTTATTTGCGGCACTTCAATAACGTCAAAATTCAGATGCGGATTTTGCCGAATAATTTTTTCATATTCCGAAGCAAAGCCGAAATACATTCCCAGTTTTTGCGAGATAAAAGCGTTTTGGGCTTCCGCTAAGCTGAAATTCCAGCTATAGCTTGCTTTTTGGGAATCGGAAAATTCATTAAAGAAGCGGAAGGCCGAAGCCGCCGGATTCAGGGGTGCGTTGAATTTTTCATTAAGCACCGCTTTCCGTTCTTTTTTTTCAACAATCGGATTTCCGGTTTGAAGAATTAATAAAGAAATAATGCTTTTGGCGTGTTGGATATTTTTGAATTCTCCCAAAGCCGCGCCGCTTTGGGTAAAATTGCCGGAAGCGTCAGTCCGGACAAGTTTTTGCGAAGAATCCAGAAATTCATCCCAGGTTTTCGGCGGCTGGGAGATTCCGGCGCCGGAAAAAAGGTCTTTGTTCCAGTAAAGAACCAGCGGATCAACACTGACCGGCAGGCCGATAATATATCCCGCATTTTTTTCATCGCCGGATTTCAGATAAATGTCGGCGGCGTCAATAAAAGTATCTAGATATGTTCTTTGGGTTATTTGGCTGAAAGGAATAGGCGATATTTTGTTTTGATGCTGAAAGACCAATTCATGGGAAAGAAGCCAAATATCCGGAGCGTTATTCGCGGCTAAAGCTTCCAGGATTTCCTGTTCATAAATTTCATCAGGAATTTCTTTTAAAGAAACATTTATTTTTTCGTTGGCTTGTTTAAAATCCTCGGAAATTATTTTTTTCAAATGCGTCTGGTTTTCCGGCAGCCAAATGGAAATTTGGCCGATTATTTCGCTTTCATCGCTTCGGGGATTGATCGGGATGGCGCCGGTAAAAATGCCGAGCGCAGCAATGACTAAAACGCCGATGATGACAAAAATAATGATGTTGGTGAAATTCACCCCGTTAGAAGTTGTCATAACAGTAAAAAGTTTATATTAAAGTAAGCCGTTAGGCGATTTCGCTGATTTTTTATTTTGATATAACAAAGCATAATTGAACTTCTAACGGGGTGAATTAGGTTTCTTAAAAAGAAGCCCGTAATGCTGGTCTCCGGCGTTGAATTCTTTGGCAAAAATAAATTTTTCTTCTTCAAAAAGCCGTTTAACTTTTTCTCGCTGGACGCGATTGGCCGGTAACGGCCCGCCGGCTGCGGCGCCTTCCTCCCATTCTACGACCATAGCCCGGCCGCTCTTTTTCAGAATGCGAGCCGCTTCTTTTATCAAGGATTGTTTATCGTCAACTTGAAACAGGATATTGGAGATGACTACGGCGTCCGCTGTTTCGTCGCGCAGTTTAGTTGAACCCTTTATTTCCAAATTTGCCCAGATTGTTTCAATATTCAAAAGTTTTTCCCGGCGCGCTTTTGATTTGATTATTTCCAGCATTTCTTTTCTGATGTCAAAAGCGTAAACTTTGCCGTACGGTCGGACGGTCTTAGCTAAAGAAATAGTGTAGAAACCGGCGCCGCAGCCGAAATCCGCCGCGACCATGCCGGTTCTTAGTTCTAAATGGCTGATAATATTTTCGGGATTTACAAACATGTCAATGAAGCGACAGCATCTTCGGCGTTCAGCCGCATAATGCGGACGCCTTGAGTTTGCCGGCTTAAAACTGGAATATTTTTAAGGCTGGTGCGGATAACCTGCCCATTTTTGGAAATAGCGATGATTTCCTGATTTTCTTCGCCGATTATTTTAGCGTCAATTAAGGGGCCGGTTTTAGCCGTTACTTTGGAAGTTTTAATGCCTGAACCGCCGCGCCTTTGCAAACGGTATTCTTTTAAAGCGGTTTTTTTTCCGAATCCGTTTTCGCTGACGACCAGAAGCAGAGCGGAACTTTTGGGATTAACCACATCAACGCCGATTAATCCGTCGTCTTTTTTCAGCCTGATGGCGCGGACGCCTCCGGCGGTTCTGCCCATCGGGCGAAGATCCGATTCTTTAAAGCGGATGGCTTGCCCTTTTTTGGTGCTTAAAAGAATATGATCTCCTTTTTGGACGATGTTAACCCAGCGCAAGGTGTCTCCCGGGCCGAGTTTAATGGCGATAATGCCGGAACGCCTGACGTCTTCAAAGTGCCGATAAGTTACTTTTTTTATTATACCATTTTGCGTGGCCATTGCTAAAGAAGCGTCCATATCTTTTTTGTTTTTTGGCACGGCTAAAACCGAAGTGATATTTTCGTTGGCGGCCAAAGAAAGAAAATTAGCGATTGATTTTCCGCCGGCGGTTCTTTTTCCTTCCGGTATTTCATACATTTTAAGCTGATAAACTTTTCCTTTATCGCTGAAAAAAAGAAGATCGTCATGGGTGCCGGCGGAAATAAATTCGCGGACCGCGTCTTCTTCCTTGGCGGTTAAGCCGATAATTCCTTTGCCGCCTCTTTTCTGCGCTTTGTATTCCTGCGGATTAACTCTTTTGACGTAGCCGCCTTGGGTCAGAACCAGCACGGTTTCCTGTTCGGGAATCAAATCTTCCGTTGAGATGGAGCGGGGAGCGCCGGCCATTACTTTTGTTTTTCTTTCATCTCCGTATTGCCGGCTTATTTTTTCCAAATCTTCTTTCAGGACTTGGCGGATTTTTTTCGGATCTTTTAACAGGGCTTGAAGGTCTTTAATGAGTTTTAATTTTTCTTTAAGCTCATTTTCTATTTTTTGCCTTTCTAAGTTAGCCAAGGTCTGGAGTTTCATTTCCAAGATGGCATTGGCTTGGCGGTCGGAAAACTGGAATTGCTTGATCAGATTTAATCGCGCGTCTTCGCGGTCTTTGGAAGATTTTATGGTTTTTATGACTTTATCTATGTGGTCCAGCGCTTTTTTTAGCCCTTCCAGAATATGGGCGCGTTCTTTGGCTCTGGCTAGATCAAATCTGGTTCGCCGTTCAATAATAATGACGCGGTGTTTGATGAATTCTTCCAAAATATTTTTCAGGGAAACGATTTGCGGCTGGCGGCCGTCAATCAGCGCCAGCATGCTGAGATGAAAACTTTTTTCCAAATCCGTATGCTTGTAAAGGCTGTTTAATATTTTTTGCGGATAAGTTTCATTTTTAAGATCAATGGCGATGCGCAGGCCTTCTCGGTTTGATTCGTCCCGGATGTCTTTTATTCCTTCAATTTTTTTGTCGCGCACCAAGTCGGCGATTTTTGAGAGAAGCTCGGCTTTATTGACCATATAAGGAATGGAAGAAATTATGATTTGAGGCTGGCCGGTCTTTTTTTCCGTTATTTCCGCCTCGCCTCTGGCGACAATGCTGCCGCGGCCCGTGGCGTACGCCTGATGAATGTCTTTTTGATTGAAAATCACGCCGCCAGTCGGAAAATCCGGCCCTTTGACGTATTTTAAGAGGTCGTCCGTGGCGGCTTTTGGATTATCAATCAAACAGGCCGCGGCGTCCGTTATTTCTTTGAGATTATGCGGCGGAATGTTTGTGGCCATTCCCACGGCGATGCCGGTGGAGCCGTTCAGAAGAAGCTGGGGGATGGCGGCCGGAAGAATAACCGGCTCTTTTTGCGAAGCATCGTAATTCGGCGTGAAATTAACCGTGTCTTTTTCAATATCCGTCATCATTTCTCCGGCGATGCGGGACATCCGCGCTTCCGTGTAACGCATTGCCGCCTGCCGATCGCCGTCAATTGATCCCCAATTTCCCTGGCCGTCAACCAGCGGATAACGCAAAGAAAAATCCTGGGCCATTCTGGCCATGGCGTCATAAACGGAAGCGTCGCCGTGAGGATGGTATTTGCCAAGCACTTCGCCCACGACCGTGGCTGATTTTCGGTATTTGGCGCCGGAAAAGAGGCCCAGCCGATGCATGGCGTAAAGGATTCTTCGCTGGACCGGTTTGAGGCCGTCGCGGATGTCCGGTAAAGCGCGCGAAACAATAACCGACATCGCGTATGTTAAATAAGATGTCTGCATTTCCGAAACAATATCGCTCGGCTGGATTGTTTTATCTTTATTTTCCGTTCCGTTTATTTCTTTGTTATTTTTATCTTTCATCCCGTTAGAAATAAGAAATCAAAGATTTCCATTTGACAGCAATGGATAAAAAAGACCTTGGTTTCTGTAATTTATTTTGGGTTGTTTGTAATGCATAAGGTTTTGATTTCTAACGGGATTCATAAATAATTGGTTCAACTGAAAAATTGCTTATTTTTCCTAATTTTTCTTTAATATTATTTTTTAATTCCGCGGCCGAATTTTTGACGCCGGAAAAAATCAAACTTAACGGTTTTAACATTTCATTATCGCCATCCTTTGTTTTTTCCGTTGTTTTTATTGAATATCTGAAATTTATCAGCCAGATGGCTGTAATCAAAATCATGCCGATAATCAAACTGACCGCTAAAATTTTTTTGCGCTCCGGTTCCGGTTTATTTTGAATTTCTTCCAATTTTTCTAAAAATGACATTTTATTTTTTTTTTAAATCGCCGGTTTTAATACCACTACTTTGCTTTCTTCCTGGGAAATGTCTTTTTTCTTGATTGTTAATTTTTCTTCGGCGATTATTTTTTCTTCCCCCATTTCTTTTAAAAATTCGGCCAATTGATTTTTAGTTTTGGCGTTTGGAGCGGCATAATGCATGGGAATGACGATTCGGGGTTCAATTTGAGCGGAAATCGCGGCGGCTTTTTGGGCATTAATAACCGTCTCGCCGCCAATGGGAAGAAACAAAATGTCTATGCCGTTTAATTCTTCTTTAACATGGCCGGATAATTCTTTTTCGCCGAAATCTCCCAAATGGCAAAGATTGATTCCTTCCCATCCCACTTTATAAATGGTGTTGAGGCCGTATTTTTTTCCGTTTTGATCGTCGTGGAATGAGGAAATGCCCGTTATTTGTATTTCTTTGATTTCATATTCTCCCGGACCATTTATTGCCAGTTGTTCTTTTTCTTTGCGATTAATAGTATCTTCGCCGTTATGCTTTGGATGATCGTGGCTGATTAAAACCAGATGCGATTCAAAGCGGGGCGTTTTAATTCCCGCGTTTTTAGCCGGCGGATCAAAAACCAAAACTTTGTCTCCGGATTGGATTTTAAAGCAAGATATGCCGTAATAAGTGATGACCATATCGCATATTATATAAAATTTAACGGGTCTTTACAATCTTTGATAAAATATATAAACTGGACTTTATATGTCAGATCAGTTTTCAGATGTTAAAGCGAAAGAATCGCCGGAA is drawn from Candidatus Niyogibacteria bacterium and contains these coding sequences:
- a CDS encoding extracellular solute-binding protein, which translates into the protein MTTSNGVNFTNIIIFVIIGVLVIAALGIFTGAIPINPRSDESEIIGQISIWLPENQTHLKKIISEDFKQANEKINVSLKEIPDEIYEQEILEALAANNAPDIWLLSHELVFQHQNKISPIPFSQITQRTYLDTFIDAADIYLKSGDEKNAGYIIGLPVSVDPLVLYWNKDLFSGAGISQPPKTWDEFLDSSQKLVRTDASGNFTQSGAALGEFKNIQHAKSIISLLILQTGNPIVEKKERKAVLNEKFNAPLNPAASAFRFFNEFSDSQKASYSWNFSLAEAQNAFISQKLGMYFGFASEYEKIIRQNPHLNFDVIEVPQINGGGIKATYGQMNALVLSKQAAGSLAAWQLMTYLISYDVQKKIQDQTGRPSVRRDVLAQPGSQIQSAAFIGSAVKSRLWLDPDAKKTSEIFKNTAESMKTGKMNSEEAVQKAKNQLQMLLE
- a CDS encoding class I SAM-dependent methyltransferase, whose amino-acid sequence is MFVNPENIISHLELRTGMVAADFGCGAGFYTISLAKTVRPYGKVYAFDIRKEMLEIIKSKARREKLLNIETIWANLEIKGSTKLRDETADAVVISNILFQVDDKQSLIKEAARILKKSGRAMVVEWEEGAAAGGPLPANRVQREKVKRLFEEEKFIFAKEFNAGDQHYGLLFKKPNSPR
- a CDS encoding MBL fold metallo-hydrolase, with translation MVITYYGISCFKIQSGDKVLVFDPPAKNAGIKTPRFESHLVLISHDHPKHNGEDTINRKEKEQLAINGPGEYEIKEIQITGISSFHDDQNGKKYGLNTIYKVGWEGINLCHLGDFGEKELSGHVKEELNGIDILFLPIGGETVINAQKAAAISAQIEPRIVIPMHYAAPNAKTKNQLAEFLKEMGEEKIIAEEKLTIKKKDISQEESKVVVLKPAI
- the gyrA gene encoding DNA gyrase subunit A, with the translated sequence MKDKNNKEINGTENKDKTIQPSDIVSEMQTSYLTYAMSVIVSRALPDIRDGLKPVQRRILYAMHRLGLFSGAKYRKSATVVGEVLGKYHPHGDASVYDAMARMAQDFSLRYPLVDGQGNWGSIDGDRQAAMRYTEARMSRIAGEMMTDIEKDTVNFTPNYDASQKEPVILPAAIPQLLLNGSTGIAVGMATNIPPHNLKEITDAAACLIDNPKAATDDLLKYVKGPDFPTGGVIFNQKDIHQAYATGRGSIVARGEAEITEKKTGQPQIIISSIPYMVNKAELLSKIADLVRDKKIEGIKDIRDESNREGLRIAIDLKNETYPQKILNSLYKHTDLEKSFHLSMLALIDGRQPQIVSLKNILEEFIKHRVIIIERRTRFDLARAKERAHILEGLKKALDHIDKVIKTIKSSKDREDARLNLIKQFQFSDRQANAILEMKLQTLANLERQKIENELKEKLKLIKDLQALLKDPKKIRQVLKEDLEKISRQYGDERKTKVMAGAPRSISTEDLIPEQETVLVLTQGGYVKRVNPQEYKAQKRGGKGIIGLTAKEEDAVREFISAGTHDDLLFFSDKGKVYQLKMYEIPEGKRTAGGKSIANFLSLAANENITSVLAVPKNKKDMDASLAMATQNGIIKKVTYRHFEDVRRSGIIAIKLGPGDTLRWVNIVQKGDHILLSTKKGQAIRFKESDLRPMGRTAGGVRAIRLKKDDGLIGVDVVNPKSSALLLVVSENGFGKKTALKEYRLQRRGGSGIKTSKVTAKTGPLIDAKIIGEENQEIIAISKNGQVIRTSLKNIPVLSRQTQGVRIMRLNAEDAVASLTCL